A window of the Polaribacter batillariae genome harbors these coding sequences:
- a CDS encoding N(4)-(beta-N-acetylglucosaminyl)-L-asparaginase, which produces MKRRNFLKKASVTGLGLVTVSSSIISCNDTKKENKPVSTGKAVVPVVVATWNFKNATKAAWEVLEKGGNSLDAIEVGCRVEEADLRNTTVGNGGTPDRDGNVTLDACIMNKEGNYGAVVCMENIAHPISVARKVMEETPHVLLAGKGAEQFAVSQGFKRQDLLNENTRKAWEKWKEKSEYKPIINIENHDTIGMLAIDKNGDISGGCTTSGLAYKMAGRVGDSAIIGSGLFIDNTVGGATATGMGEEVLKTVGSFLIVELMRQGKTPQEACEEGVRRIVTSNPNFKNFQVGYVALNKKGEYGCYCIHSGFGISKYQEGEQTYIESGSHIKKA; this is translated from the coding sequence ATGAAAAGAAGGAATTTCTTAAAAAAAGCATCAGTAACAGGATTGGGTTTAGTTACAGTATCATCTTCAATAATAAGTTGTAATGATACTAAAAAAGAAAATAAGCCAGTTTCTACAGGTAAAGCAGTTGTTCCTGTAGTGGTTGCCACTTGGAATTTTAAAAACGCTACAAAAGCGGCTTGGGAAGTTTTAGAAAAAGGTGGCAATTCTTTAGATGCAATTGAAGTAGGTTGTAGAGTAGAAGAGGCAGATTTAAGAAATACAACTGTAGGTAATGGCGGAACACCAGATAGAGATGGAAATGTTACCTTAGATGCCTGTATTATGAATAAAGAAGGAAACTATGGTGCCGTTGTTTGTATGGAAAATATTGCCCATCCAATATCTGTGGCTCGTAAAGTTATGGAAGAAACACCCCACGTTTTATTGGCAGGAAAAGGTGCAGAACAATTTGCAGTTTCTCAAGGTTTTAAAAGGCAAGATTTGTTAAATGAAAATACGAGAAAAGCATGGGAAAAATGGAAAGAAAAATCGGAATATAAACCGATTATAAATATAGAAAATCACGATACCATTGGCATGCTGGCAATTGATAAAAATGGTGATATTTCTGGAGGTTGTACCACAAGTGGCCTGGCATATAAAATGGCTGGTAGGGTTGGAGATTCTGCCATAATTGGTTCTGGTTTGTTTATAGACAATACAGTGGGTGGAGCTACAGCAACTGGTATGGGAGAAGAAGTTTTAAAAACCGTTGGTAGTTTTTTAATTGTAGAATTAATGCGCCAAGGAAAAACACCACAAGAAGCTTGCGAAGAAGGGGTAAGAAGAATTGTAACTTCGAATCCTAATTTTAAAAACTTTCAAGTTGGGTATGTTGCTTTAAATAAAAAAGGAGAATACGGTTGCTATTGCATACATAGTGGCTTTGGAATTAGTAAATATCAAGAAGGAGAACAAACGTATATCGAGTCAGGTTCGCATATTAAAAAGGCGTAA
- a CDS encoding glycosyltransferase has product MKLRFSIIIPVYNRPQEINELLKSLTKQDVSEEFEVLIIEDGSTKSSEEIVKKYQNQLDVKYFFKENSGAGASRNFGMQKATGNYLIILDSDVIVPTQYVSEVKKALATNFTDAFGGPDAAHKSFTPLQKAINYSMTAVLTTGGIRGKKKGVGKFQPRSFNLGVSKKAFEKTNGFSKMKNGEDIDFTFRLWKNGFETQLIEKAFVYHKRRSTLQQFYKQTFGFGTARPILNKKYPETAKITYWFPSVFILGFDLSILLAFFGCFQLLYFYAFYFLLIFIDSLLQNKNIKVAFLSMVTSFIQFLGYGLGFLESKFFAQK; this is encoded by the coding sequence TTGAAACTACGCTTTAGCATTATAATTCCCGTTTACAACCGTCCACAAGAAATAAACGAGTTGTTAAAAAGTCTTACAAAACAAGACGTTTCCGAAGAATTCGAGGTTTTAATAATAGAAGATGGTTCTACAAAATCTTCCGAAGAAATTGTAAAAAAGTATCAAAATCAATTAGATGTAAAATACTTTTTCAAAGAAAATAGTGGAGCAGGAGCGAGTCGAAATTTCGGAATGCAAAAAGCCACAGGAAACTATTTGATCATTTTAGATTCAGATGTTATAGTTCCAACCCAATATGTATCTGAAGTAAAAAAAGCATTGGCAACCAACTTTACAGATGCTTTTGGTGGACCAGATGCTGCACATAAAAGTTTTACGCCCTTACAAAAAGCAATCAATTATTCGATGACAGCTGTTTTAACTACAGGCGGAATTCGCGGAAAGAAAAAAGGAGTAGGAAAATTTCAGCCAAGAAGTTTCAACTTAGGAGTGTCTAAAAAAGCATTTGAAAAAACAAACGGTTTTTCTAAAATGAAAAACGGAGAAGACATCGATTTTACTTTTCGTTTATGGAAAAACGGATTCGAAACACAATTAATAGAAAAAGCATTTGTGTATCACAAACGTAGAAGCACCCTTCAACAGTTTTACAAACAAACATTCGGTTTTGGAACCGCAAGACCTATTTTAAATAAAAAATACCCAGAAACTGCAAAAATTACTTATTGGTTTCCAAGTGTATTTATTTTAGGTTTCGACTTAAGTATTTTGTTGGCCTTTTTTGGATGTTTTCAGCTTTTGTATTTTTATGCATTTTACTTTTTGTTAATTTTTATAGATTCTTTACTTCAAAATAAAAATATTAAAGTGGCTTTTTTAAGTATGGTAACTTCATTTATTCAGTTTTTAGGGTACGGATTAGGCTTTTTAGAATCTAAGTTTTTTGCTCAAAAATAG
- a CDS encoding enoyl-ACP reductase FabI → MYNLLKGKKGIIFGALNEHSIAWKVAERAHEEGAEFVLTNAPIAMRMGELNALAEKTGSQIIPADATSVEDLENLVEKSMEILGGKIDFVLHSIGMSVNVRKGKHYTDPKYDFTTKGWDVSAVSFHKTMNVLYNKNAMNKWGSIVALTYMAAQRVFPDYNDMADNKAYLESIARSFGYFFGRDHKVRVNTISQSPTPTTAGSGVKGFDGFIAYAEKMSPLGNATAADCADYTISLFSDLTKKVTLQNLFHDGGFSNMGVSDAVMEKFE, encoded by the coding sequence ATGTACAACTTACTAAAAGGAAAAAAAGGAATTATTTTTGGAGCATTAAACGAACATTCCATCGCATGGAAAGTAGCAGAAAGAGCACATGAAGAAGGCGCAGAATTTGTATTAACAAACGCGCCAATTGCCATGCGAATGGGCGAATTAAACGCCTTGGCAGAAAAAACTGGCTCGCAAATTATTCCTGCAGACGCAACATCTGTAGAAGATTTAGAAAATTTAGTAGAAAAATCGATGGAAATCTTAGGCGGAAAAATAGATTTCGTTTTACACTCCATAGGAATGTCTGTAAACGTAAGAAAAGGAAAACATTATACAGACCCAAAATACGATTTTACCACAAAAGGTTGGGATGTTTCTGCAGTTTCTTTCCACAAAACCATGAATGTTTTATACAACAAAAACGCTATGAACAAATGGGGTAGCATTGTTGCGTTAACATACATGGCAGCACAAAGAGTTTTTCCAGATTATAACGATATGGCAGACAATAAAGCCTATCTAGAATCCATTGCACGCAGTTTCGGGTACTTCTTTGGTCGCGACCACAAAGTACGAGTAAATACCATTTCTCAATCGCCAACACCAACCACAGCAGGTAGTGGTGTAAAAGGTTTCGACGGTTTTATTGCTTACGCAGAAAAAATGAGTCCCCTAGGAAACGCAACAGCTGCAGACTGTGCAGACTATACAATTTCGCTATTTTCCGATTTAACAAAAAAAGTAACATTACAAAACTTATTTCATGATGGAGGCTTCTCGAACATGGGCGTAAGCGATGCAGTTATGGAAAAATTTGAGTAG
- the recN gene encoding DNA repair protein RecN: MLTQLSINNYALIDSLSIDFSSGLSIITGETGAGKSILLGALGLVLGNRADLSSLKDTSQKCIVEAKMAIANYHLEAFFKKADLDYEAETIIRREILPSGKSRAFVNDTPVNLSVLNELRNQLIDVHSQHQTMELSDNAFQFSVIDALAKNKKQIDAYQRGYLQLQQLEKELKELERVQKEANQQYDYNLHLFKELEKANLKVDEQEDLEERLEKLNNIEDIKINVSEALEISINEEIGIQNLLNTLENRLSKIAAFSKEYQQIAERITSVKIEIDDIVTELENFNENVDFNPNEAEEINDRLQLIYNLQKKHTVNSVQELLVVFEELSEKVQQVESAEEVINKKKQEIHSVSEKLDKVADLITKSRKTAIPKLTKELESLLADLGMQNARFSIKIKPTIVYFSNGKDNLEFLFSANKGGNFGELKKVASGGELSRIMLSVKKILSENIHLPTIIFDEIDTGVSGEVSNKIAAIMQQMSNHMQVIAITHLPQIAAKGNNHYKVYKEEVNGITTTNLKQLSKEERIVEIAEMLSGKDISESALTHAKELLTSL, translated from the coding sequence TTGCTCACACAACTTTCCATAAATAACTATGCGTTAATCGATTCATTATCAATTGATTTCTCTTCAGGTTTATCCATTATTACTGGAGAAACTGGTGCAGGAAAATCGATACTTTTAGGCGCTTTAGGGTTGGTTTTAGGAAACAGGGCAGATTTGTCTTCTCTAAAAGATACCTCACAAAAATGTATCGTAGAAGCTAAAATGGCAATTGCCAACTATCATTTAGAAGCTTTTTTTAAGAAAGCCGATTTAGATTACGAAGCAGAAACCATTATTAGAAGAGAAATTTTGCCTTCAGGAAAATCGCGCGCTTTTGTAAACGACACGCCTGTAAACTTATCCGTTTTAAACGAATTAAGAAATCAATTAATTGATGTGCATTCGCAGCATCAAACCATGGAATTGTCCGACAATGCTTTTCAATTTTCTGTGATAGATGCATTGGCGAAGAATAAAAAACAAATCGATGCTTACCAAAGAGGTTACTTACAATTACAACAACTAGAAAAAGAACTAAAGGAATTAGAGCGCGTTCAAAAAGAGGCAAATCAGCAGTACGATTATAATTTGCACTTGTTTAAAGAATTAGAAAAAGCAAATTTAAAAGTTGATGAGCAAGAAGATTTAGAAGAACGATTAGAGAAGTTAAATAACATCGAAGACATAAAAATAAATGTATCTGAGGCTTTAGAAATTTCTATCAATGAAGAAATTGGAATTCAGAATTTGCTAAATACCTTAGAAAATCGATTGTCTAAAATAGCTGCATTTTCTAAAGAATACCAACAAATAGCAGAAAGAATTACTTCTGTAAAAATAGAAATAGACGATATCGTTACAGAGTTAGAAAATTTTAACGAAAATGTAGATTTTAACCCTAATGAAGCAGAAGAAATTAATGACAGGTTGCAGTTAATTTACAACTTACAAAAGAAACATACCGTAAATTCAGTTCAAGAATTATTAGTTGTTTTCGAGGAATTATCCGAAAAAGTACAGCAAGTTGAATCTGCAGAAGAAGTAATCAACAAGAAAAAACAAGAAATTCATTCAGTCTCAGAAAAATTAGACAAAGTAGCCGATTTAATTACAAAATCAAGAAAAACTGCAATACCGAAACTAACCAAAGAATTAGAAAGTTTACTGGCAGATTTAGGCATGCAAAATGCCCGTTTTTCCATAAAAATAAAACCTACGATTGTATATTTTTCAAACGGAAAAGACAATTTAGAATTTTTGTTTTCAGCCAATAAAGGCGGTAATTTTGGTGAACTAAAAAAAGTTGCTTCAGGAGGAGAATTATCGAGAATAATGTTGTCTGTAAAAAAAATATTATCAGAAAACATACATTTGCCCACCATTATTTTCGACGAAATAGATACAGGAGTTTCAGGAGAAGTTTCCAATAAAATTGCAGCAATTATGCAACAGATGAGCAACCACATGCAAGTTATTGCCATTACACATTTACCACAAATCGCAGCAAAAGGCAATAACCATTACAAAGTCTATAAAGAAGAAGTAAATGGCATTACAACCACCAATTTAAAACAACTTTCTAAAGAAGAAAGAATTGTAGAAATTGCAGAAATGTTAAGTGGAAAAGACATCTCAGAATCTGCTTTAACACATGCAAAAGAATTGTTAACAAGCCTCTAG